A stretch of Pseudolysobacter antarcticus DNA encodes these proteins:
- a CDS encoding phage tail protein, producing MAEPFLSEIRIMSFGFPPKGWALCNGQLLPINQNQGLFSLLGTTYGGDGRVNFGLPDLQSRTPIHFGNAHTLGERGGEQAHTLSISELPTHVHVAQASTQSNNTNVAIPTGNFLASPLSQTYTPPAALDAMDPSTIGIIGGSQAHLNMQPFLVLNFSIALQGIFPSQT from the coding sequence ATGGCAGAGCCATTTTTGTCGGAAATTCGCATTATGTCCTTCGGTTTTCCACCGAAGGGCTGGGCGTTGTGCAATGGTCAGTTGTTGCCGATCAACCAAAATCAAGGGTTGTTCTCGTTGCTCGGTACGACATACGGCGGTGACGGACGCGTCAATTTCGGCCTGCCAGACCTGCAGAGCCGTACGCCGATTCATTTCGGCAACGCACACACTTTGGGCGAGCGGGGTGGCGAACAAGCGCACACGCTATCCATCTCCGAGCTGCCTACGCATGTACATGTTGCACAGGCTTCTACGCAGTCGAACAACACCAACGTCGCCATTCCGACGGGTAATTTCCTGGCCAGCCCCCTATCGCAGACCTATACGCCTCCAGCCGCTCTGGACGCAATGGATCCGTCGACCATTGGCATCATCGGTGGAAGTCAGGCACACCTGAATATGCAGCCGTTTCTGGTATTGAATTTCTCGATTGCCCTTCAAGGCATTTTTCCGTCGCAAACTTAG
- a CDS encoding DUF6916 family protein, which yields MTMLNTLSAADFESLVGQNLSFEFAAGAYELELVEVRPIRNPSPREAPPFALILRGPRNSPLQQGVYRVQHPERGPLDLFMVALGPDAHGLVYEIIFN from the coding sequence ATGACTATGCTGAATACCTTGAGTGCCGCGGATTTCGAATCGCTAGTCGGACAGAATCTTTCTTTCGAGTTTGCGGCAGGCGCGTACGAACTCGAACTTGTCGAGGTACGACCGATTCGTAATCCCTCGCCACGCGAGGCGCCGCCATTCGCACTGATATTGCGCGGCCCCCGAAATTCACCACTGCAGCAGGGTGTTTATCGCGTGCAGCACCCGGAGCGCGGTCCGCTCGATCTGTTCATGGTTGCACTCGGACCCGATGCGCACGGGCTCGTCTACGAGATTATTTTCAACTAG
- a CDS encoding GNAT family N-acetyltransferase, with product MSAQILAHGWADSSAALALRNESAADTVFLEALYASVRAEEMRPVPWPDQAKRDFLQQQFQLQHEHYRRVYIGADFLVVEHEGEPIGRIYVYRTPNEIRLMDIALIERMRGGGIGSSLLDALMQEATIKQIQLALHVEPNNPAQRLYQRLGFSLIEDRGVYHFLGWRTPAPDTSDSS from the coding sequence ATGAGTGCACAGATACTCGCCCATGGATGGGCTGATTCGTCGGCAGCGCTCGCACTACGCAACGAAAGCGCTGCAGATACGGTATTTCTTGAAGCGCTTTACGCATCGGTGCGCGCTGAAGAAATGCGCCCGGTGCCGTGGCCCGATCAGGCCAAGCGCGATTTTCTGCAACAACAATTTCAGTTGCAGCACGAACATTACCGTCGAGTGTATATCGGTGCGGATTTTCTGGTCGTCGAGCACGAAGGCGAACCGATTGGCCGTATATACGTCTATCGCACGCCCAATGAAATTCGCCTGATGGACATCGCGTTGATCGAGCGCATGCGCGGCGGCGGCATCGGCTCAAGCTTGCTCGATGCGCTGATGCAAGAGGCGACGATCAAACAAATTCAGCTGGCGCTGCACGTCGAGCCGAACAACCCTGCGCAGCGTTTGTACCAGCGATTGGGATTCAGCTTGATAGAAGATCGCGGTGTCTATCATTTCCTGGGCTGGCGCACGCCGGCGCCAGACACGAGCGACTCTAGTTGA
- a CDS encoding phage tail protein — protein sequence MDPFVAEIRIFPFNFAPKGWAFCNGQIMPLSQNTALFSLLGTTYGGDGKSNFALPNMQGSAPMHPGQGPGLSLHDLGETGGSETVTLLESEMPSHPHPLMASTQPGEDPQAVAEVFGRSVGANLYQAANTGLAQMYDTVIAPAGGDQPHNNMQPYLTLNFCIALQGVYPPRT from the coding sequence ATGGATCCGTTCGTTGCCGAGATTCGCATTTTTCCATTCAATTTTGCACCCAAGGGCTGGGCGTTCTGCAACGGGCAGATTATGCCCCTCAGCCAGAACACTGCACTATTCTCGTTGCTGGGAACCACCTATGGCGGAGACGGGAAATCCAATTTTGCATTGCCGAACATGCAGGGCAGCGCGCCCATGCATCCGGGCCAGGGCCCTGGGCTGTCGCTGCATGATCTTGGGGAAACCGGTGGCAGCGAAACCGTAACGCTGCTTGAGTCTGAGATGCCATCGCACCCGCATCCGCTGATGGCTTCGACGCAGCCGGGCGAAGATCCGCAGGCGGTTGCGGAAGTGTTTGGACGCTCGGTAGGTGCAAATCTCTATCAGGCTGCCAACACGGGGCTGGCGCAAATGTATGACACAGTTATCGCGCCGGCCGGCGGCGATCAGCCGCACAACAACATGCAGCCTTATCTCACGCTGAACTTCTGTATCGCGCTACAAGGCGTTTATCCACCACGCACCTAA
- a CDS encoding phage tail protein translates to MAQPYVGEIRMFAGNFAPAGWMFCEGQLLPISEYETLFNLIGTTYGGDGQSTFALPDQRGRLPLHFGNGFTLAETGGAETITLSVAQIPSHRHAFLASTDDASATTVANNIPATTPNYTPYIATTANSAMNAQSINSVGGNQPHENFQPYLCVDFIISLFGIFPSQT, encoded by the coding sequence ATGGCGCAACCATACGTAGGCGAAATTCGCATGTTCGCCGGGAATTTCGCACCGGCCGGCTGGATGTTTTGTGAAGGGCAGCTTTTGCCGATTTCTGAATATGAAACCTTGTTCAACTTGATCGGCACCACTTATGGCGGCGATGGCCAGAGCACGTTCGCGTTACCAGATCAGCGCGGACGCCTGCCCTTGCATTTCGGCAACGGCTTCACTTTGGCCGAAACTGGCGGCGCCGAGACGATCACGCTGAGCGTCGCCCAGATTCCGTCGCACCGCCACGCGTTCTTGGCTAGTACGGATGATGCGTCGGCGACGACGGTCGCCAACAATATCCCGGCGACGACCCCAAATTACACGCCTTATATTGCTACCACCGCAAATTCGGCGATGAATGCCCAATCGATCAATTCTGTAGGGGGTAACCAGCCCCATGAAAACTTTCAGCCTTATCTTTGTGTAGATTTCATCATTTCGCTTTTCGGAATATTTCCGTCTCAGACCTAA
- the metF gene encoding methylenetetrahydrofolate reductase [NAD(P)H], whose product MTAISFEFFPPKTDEQRDTLDKSVAKLVALKPEYVSVTFGAGGSTLNYTHDTVVALKREHALDVAPHISCMGGTRAEIKSLLDNYVAAGIKRLIALRGDMPSGMAAFGEFHYASDLVKFIRQETGDYFHVEVAAYPEFHPQAESAEADLKHFKHKVDAGADGAITQYFYTPDAYFRFVEDVRKLGITVPIVAGVMPISNYSQLRRFSEMCGAEIPRWMAKRLHAFGDDAESIREFGAEMVADLCYKLIAGGAPALHFYTLNRARATLAICERLGLSGA is encoded by the coding sequence ATGACTGCCATCAGTTTCGAATTTTTCCCGCCCAAGACCGACGAGCAGCGCGACACGCTGGACAAGTCCGTGGCAAAACTTGTTGCGCTCAAACCGGAGTACGTTTCGGTCACGTTCGGCGCGGGTGGTTCGACGTTGAATTACACCCACGATACCGTCGTTGCACTCAAACGCGAACACGCGCTCGACGTCGCGCCACATATTTCATGCATGGGCGGCACGCGTGCGGAGATCAAGTCGCTGCTGGACAACTACGTCGCAGCGGGTATCAAGCGATTGATCGCATTGCGCGGCGACATGCCATCGGGCATGGCGGCATTCGGCGAATTTCATTACGCCAGCGACTTGGTCAAATTCATTCGCCAGGAAACCGGCGATTATTTTCATGTCGAGGTTGCAGCCTACCCGGAATTCCATCCGCAAGCCGAATCCGCAGAAGCCGATCTGAAGCACTTCAAACACAAAGTCGACGCCGGTGCAGACGGCGCCATCACGCAATATTTTTATACGCCGGATGCGTATTTTCGTTTTGTCGAAGACGTACGCAAGCTAGGCATTACGGTGCCGATCGTCGCTGGCGTGATGCCAATTTCCAACTATTCGCAACTGCGCCGTTTCTCGGAAATGTGCGGCGCCGAAATCCCGCGATGGATGGCCAAACGTCTGCACGCATTCGGCGACGATGCCGAATCAATCCGCGAGTTTGGTGCCGAGATGGTCGCCGACCTGTGCTACAAATTGATCGCTGGCGGCGCACCGGCATTGCACTTTTACACGCTGAATCGCGCGCGCGCGACCTTGGCAATTTGCGAACGCCTCGGCTTGTCGGGCGCGTAA